The window GCCGCAGAGCATGGCATCCGCCTCCCCGCGCGTGACCGCGAGCGCCGCGATTACCGTGTTGTTGGTGCGTACCACCGTGCGCGCCGCATCCGGCGTGACGCCGCGGCGGCCGGCAACCTCGACATAGGACTGCACGTAGGACCGGTAGCGCGGATCGTCCTCGGGATTGATGAGGTCAAAATCCTTGCCGGCGCGGATCAACAGGCCGAAGCGCTTGATGCGGGCGTCCACCACCGAGGGACGGCCGACCAGGATCGGCCGCGCCAGATTTTCCTCCAGCACCACTTGCGTGGCGCGCAGCACGCGCTCGTCCTCGCCTTCGGCGTAGATCACGCGCACCGGCTGGGTCTTGGCCTTGGCGAACATCGGCTTCATGACGATGCCGGAGCGGAAGGCAAAGCGCTCGAGCAGCGCGGTGTATTCGTCGAAATTGGTGATGGGCCGCGTCGCCACGCCGGACTCCATCGCTGCTTTTGCAACCGCCGGCGAGATCCGCAGGATCAGCCGGGGATCAAACGGGCTCGGGATCAGCGAGCCCGGCCCAAACCCTTGCGTCTCGCCGGTGTCAAAGCCCTGCGCCACCGCATCCGAGGGCGCCTCGCGCGCGAGCTGCGCGATGGCTTCGACGGCTGCGTGCTTCATCGCCTCGTTGATCGCGGTGGCGCCGACATCGAGCGCGCCGCGGAAGATGAAGGGAAAGCACAGGACGTTGTTGACCTGGTTCGGATAGTCGGAGCGGCCAGTGCAGATCATGGCGTCGGGGCGGGCTTTGCGCGCCTCCTCCGGCATGATCTCCGGCGTCGGGTTGGCGAGCGCCATGATCAGCGGCTTGTCGCCCATCGCCTTGGCCATCTCCGGCTTGAGCACGCCCGGTGCCGACAGCCCGATGAAGATGTCGGCGCCGCCAATGACGTCAGCGAGCGTGCGCTTGTCGGTCTTCTGCGCATAGACCGCCTTCCAGCGGTCCATCGTGGTGTTGCGGCCCTCGTGCACGAGGCCGTCGATGTCGCAGACCCAGATGTTCTTGCGCTGTGCGCCCATCGACACGAGGAGATTGAGCGTTGCGATTGCAGCCGCCCCTGCCCCCGATGCCACGATCTTGACGTCGGAGAGCTTCTTGCCGTTCAGCCTGAGGCCATTGGTGATGGCGGCGGCGACGATGATCGCGGTGCCGTGCTGGTCGTCATGAAAGACCGGGATCTTCATCCGTTCCTTCAGCTGCGCCTCGATCTCGAAACATTCGGGACCGCGGATGTCTTCCAGATTGATGCCGCCGAAGGTCGGCTCCAGCGCCGCCACGGTTTCGACCACGCGCTCGATCGTGTCGGCGGCAATCTCGATGTCGAACACGTCGATGCCGGCGAACTTCTTGAACAGGACCGCCTTGCCCTCCATCACCGGCTTGGAGGCCAGCGGGCCGATATTGCCGAGGCCGAGCACGGCGGTGCCATTCGAGACGACGGCGACCAGATTGGAGCGGATCGTCAGCGTGGCGGCTTCCGCCGGGTTCTTGGCGATCTCCATGCAGGCCGCGGCGACGCCCGGAGAATAGGCCAGCGCGAGGTCGCGCTGGTTGGCAAGCGGCTTGCTCGCCTGAATCTCGAGCTTTCCGGGGCGCGGCAGTCGGTGATAGGCCAGCGCCGCCTGGTGGAGATCATCGGAATAGGACGACATGCGGTCTCTTGCCTCGCGTTACCGGCCTCAAATGACGTTGTCCTGACCGGTCTGTCGCGGGTGGCGGTATTCCGGGTCATGGAAACGGGATGAAGCACGGCCGGCGCCCCGGTGGCAACATCGGATTGCAAGCCCATCAACAGGCCGCACGGTCAAATATTTGAAAACCATAGCTTTCCCTGGAGCAGACGGCGTTTCGCGAATATGGCAGGTTGCGCGGCACACAATGGCAACTGGAGCTGAGGAATGAAGCGAATCCTGATCGGCCTGATCGCACTCGCGGTGCTTGCCGCCGGCGGATGGTTCGGCTTCAATTTCTACGTCCAGCAACGCGTCGCCGCCGAGATCGAGGGAGCCTTCGAGCAGATTCGCGCCAGTGGCGGCAAGGCGAACCACGGCAAGATCGGGTTCGATCTCGCGAGCCGCACCCTCTCGATCGAGGAGGTCAATGTCGAGCCGGGACGGCCCCCTCTGGCCGGCATCAAGGCCGCGAGCTTCAAGGCCGTCGGCGTTCGTCAAGTCGACGAGGCGCATATTGCGGCCGACAATGTCGAGATCGATGGCATGGAGTTAGCGATCGACGGCGCCGCAGGCGCCACGAATGTGAAGGTGACTTACAAGATCCCGCAGCTCACGTTGACCAATTATTCAGGGCCCGCCCGCGTGCAGGGCGCGCCGGCCTCGGACTCCATTGTCGACGCATATCGTTTTGGGCTCGAACAATTTGCAGGCATAACAGCCGGCTCGCTCAACGTGCCAACCATAACTGCCACAATGACTGGAATCAGCGGTGGAGGAACCGGCGAGATTACCTATTCGGGGCTGACGTTCCGCAACATCAATCGCGGCAAGATCGATGCGGCAAAGGTGGATCGCGCTGTTGTTGCCATCAATGTGCAACAGCCGCGTCCAGATAAAATCGCCTCGGAATTCTCCGACCTGACGATCGAAGATTTCGACGCAAACGTCGTGATCGCCGCGCTCAATCCGGACAAAGCAAACGACGACAGCTATCACCGGGTTTATCGGCAGATATCAACCGCGTACGCGATGACTTCGACGTCCGGCATTGGCGCGAAAATCGGCCGCATCCTGGTCGAGGACATCGATTATCAGCCGTCGAAGTTTCGCCCCGGAGAGCTGCTGGCTGTTCTGCCGAAGGATCCATCTGCAGCTCAGAACCCGGCGCAGATGCGCGAATTGATGGAGAAGATCGCAAACCTCTATGAGGGCGCGCGGGTCGGCAAGGTGACAATCGCCGATTTGTCGATGGACACACCGCAGGACGCCGCAAAGCTCAACGCCGTCAGATATTCTCAGGGCGAGTTCGCGCTGGAAGGCCTCGACGCGCCCACACCGCGGGGCCATTTCAAGATGGAGCGCTTTGCGCTGAAGTCCTTCAGCGTAACGAGCCTGATGCGCTGGGCGGCGGACCTCACGAAGAACGCCGGGCGGCCTGCCTCGCCGGATCAAATGCTGGGCCTGTTCGGCGTGCTTGCAGGCGCGGAGATCAAGGGCGTGGTTGCGCCCTTCAAGAATACCAAAAAGCTGGTCACAATCGACACGCTGAGCCTGGACTGGGGCCAGCTGGTCGGCTCGATCCCGAGCAAGGCGCATGTGGTTGCCAAGTTCGTCACGCCCACCGATCCATCCGATCCGAAGCAGCTTCCACTGATTGCCAGCGGGATCGACAAGCTCGCAATCGACCTCGATCTCGGCGCAGCCTGGACCGAGTCGTCCAACAGTTTCGCCTTGACGCCGGCGACGCTCGACATCGGAGGGGTCGCGAAAGCGCAATTGCGCATCGCGCTTGGCAACGTACCGCGCGAGATGTTTTCGGCCGATCCCGCCCAGCTCATGGGCCAGGCGGCCCGGATTGAAGCCGGCGCGCTCGAGTTCTCATTGCGCGACAATGGCGGCGTCGATCTCGCCGTGACGCAGTTTGCGCGGAGGCAGAATCTCAACCGCGACGCCGCGCGCCAGGCGCTCGTCGCCAGCATCAAGGCACAGCGCGAGCAGGCCGTATCAGCCAATCCGGACGCAGGCGCGGCCGTGGATGCCATCGCCGGCTTTGTCGAAACGCCGAACCAGACGCTCGCCATCAAGCTCACCCCCCGCGCCAAGGTGCCATTGATGCAATTGATGCAGCTCATCAAGTCCGACCCGCAGAGCGCGCTGGCGCAATTCAGCATCGAGGCGTCGACGGGGCTCTGAAGGTGCGCTCCCTCGCCCCGTCCCCGCACGCGGGGAGAGGCGAGAAAACCTCACTTCTGCGGCAGGTTCACCCGCACATGCAGCTCGCGGAGCTGCTTGGTGGTGGCGTCCGAGGGCGCGCCCATCAGCAAGTCCATGGCCTGCTGGTTCATCGGGAACAGCGATATCTCCCGCAGATTGTTGGTGCCGCACAAAAGCATGACGATGCGGTCGACACCAGCCGCCATGCCGCCATGCGGAGGCGCGCCGTACTGGAAGGCGCGGTACATGCCGCCGAAGCGGTCGACCACTTCCTGCTCGCCGTAACCCGCGATCTCGAACGCCTTCACCATGGCTTCCGGCACGTGGTTGCGAATGCCGCCCGAGGCGATCTCGTAGCCGTTGCAGGTGATGTCGTACTGGAACGCCTTGATGGTCAGCGGGTCCTGGCCCTTCAACGCGTCGAGGCCGCCCTGCGGCATCGAGAACGGGTTGTGCGAGAAGTCGACCTTCTTGTCGTCCTCGTTGTACTCGTACATCGGGAAGTCGACGATCCAGGCGAGCTCGAACCGCTCCTTGTCGGTGAGGTTCAACTCCTCGCCGACCTTGTTGCGGGCCAAGCCTGAGAACTTCCAGAACTTGTCGGGATCGCCGGCGACGAAGAAGGCGGCATCGCCTTCCTTGACGCCGATCTGCCCACGGATCGCGGCGGTGCGCTCGGGCCCGATGTTGTTCGCCAAGGGACCAGCGCCCTCGCCGCCCTCGCGCCACATGATGTAACCTAGGCCGGGCTGGCCTTCCCCCTGCGCCCACGAATTCATGCGGTCGCAGAAGGCGCGCGAGCCGCCGCCTGGCGCCGGGATCGCCCAGACCTGGTTCTTGGGATCTTCGAGCATGCGCGCGAACACCTTGAAGCCGGAGCCGCGGAAATGCTCGGAGACGTCCTGCATCTCGATGGGGTTGCGCAGGTCCGGCTTGTCGCTGCCGTATTTGCGCAGCGCTTCCGCGAACGGAATCCGGCGCCAGTTCTTGCTGACCGGCTTGCCCTTGGCGAACTCCTCGAACACGCCGGTGATGACGGGCTCCATCGCCGCGAAGACGTCTTCCTGAGTCACAAAGCTCATCTCGACGTCGAGCTGATAGAACTCGCCCGGCAGACGGTCGGCGCGCGGGTCCTCGTCGCGGAAACAGGGCGCGATCTGGAAATAGCGGTCGAAGCCGGACATCATCAGCAGCTGCTTGTACTGCTGCGGCGCCTGCGGCAGCGCGTAGAACTTTCCTGGATGGATGCGCGAGGGCACCAGGAAGTCGCGCGCGCCCTCCGGCGAGGACGCGGTCAGGATCGGAGTGTTGAACTCGAAGAAGCCCTGCCCCTCCATCCGCCGGCGCATCGACTTGATGATATCGACGCGCGTCATGATGTTCTGGTGCAGTTTTTCGCGGCGCAGATCGAGGAAACGGTACTTCAGGCGGATGTCTTCAGGATATTCCTGGTCGCCGAACACGGGCAGCGGCAGGTCACCGGCCGGGCCGAGCACCTCGATGTCGCTGACATAGATCTCGATCTTGCCGGTCGGCAAATCGTCATTGTCGGTGCCCTCGGGGCGGCGGCGGACCTTGCCGTCCATCTTGACCACGAATTCCGAGCGCAGCTTTTCGGCCTGCGAGAACGCCGGCGAGTCCGGATCGACCACGCACTGGGTCAGGCCGTAATGGTCGCGCAAATCGATGAACAGCACGCCGCCATGGTCGCGAACGCGATGGACCCAGCCCGAGAGGCGGATCGTCTCGCCGATGTTGCTCTCGCGGAGCGCGCCGCATGTATGTGACCGGTAGCGATGCATGGTCGTCCCAAAATCAATGTCGGAGGAGTCGAATCGGACGGCCTTTAAAGGCCGGTCCGAAGTTGCGGCAGGGTTTACCCGACGAGGAACGGGGCGGCAACCAAGGGAAGGGCCTGTTTTGAGCCCGCAACGCCCATTTTTGATCAATCAGGGCTCAAGCCTTTGCCATCTGGCGTTCCAGCCCTATCTTGAGGCCATGACGGTCCATTTCCCCTTCCAAAACTCCTATTCGGCGCTGCCGGACAGCTTCTTTGCCCGCGTCGCGCCAACCCCCGTGGCCGCGCCCCGGCTGATCAAGCTGAACCGGCGGCTAGCGGTGCAGCTTGGGCTCGATCCGGACTTGCTGGACAGCCCTGAAGGCGCCGAAATCCTCGCCGGCAAGACGGTTCCTGCCGGTGCCGACCCCATCGCCATGGCCTATGCCGGCCACCAGTTCGGGAACTTCGTGCCCCAGCTCGGCGACGGACGGGCGATCCTGCTCGGCGAGGTCATCGATACAAACGGCATCCGCCGCGACATCCAGCTCAAGGGCTCGGGCCCCACCCCATTCTCCCGCCGCGGCGATGGCCGCGCCGCGCTCGGGCCGGTGCTGCGCGAATACATCGTCAGCGAGGCGATGTTCGCGCTGGGCATTCCGACCACGCGCTCGCTCGCCGCCGTCATCACCGGCGAGCCCGTGATCCGCGAGACCGTGCTGCCCGGCGCCGTGCTGACGCGCGTCGCCTCGAGCCACATCCGCGTCGGCACCTTCCAGTTCTTTGCCGCCCGACGCGACACCGACGCGATCCGCCGGCTCGCCGACCACGTTATCGTCAGGCACTATCCGGATCTGCTGCATGCCGAGCGGCCCTATCATGCGCTGCTTGCCGGAATCGTTGCGCGCCAGGCCGATCTCGTCGCGCGCTGGCTGCTGGTCGGCTTCATCCATGGCGTGATGAACACCGATAATTCTTCGATCTCGGGCGAGACCATCGATTACGGTCCCTGCGCCTTCATGGACGCCTACAATCCTTCGCAGGTGTTTTCGTCGATCGACGAGATGGGTCGTTACGCCTACGCCAACCAGCCGCGCATCGCGCTGTGGAATCTGACCCGGCTCGCCGAATGCCTGCTGCCGCTGTTTTCTGACGAGCAGGAGAAGGCGGTCGAGCAGGCGCAGGAGATTCTCGGCGCGTTTCCGGAGATTTTCAGCAAGGCTTATCAGGCAGGCCTGCGCAGGAAGGTGGGCCTGTTCACCGAGCGCAACGGCGATGAGGCGCTGATCCAGGATCTGCTCGACGCCATGGCCAAGAACCAGGCCGACTTCACCCTCACCTTCCGCAAGCTCGGCAATGCCGCGGGCGGTGAGGCGGCGGACGACGCGCGCGCCCAGTTCATGGACCCAGCCGCCTTCGATGAGTGGGCCAAGCGCTGGCACGAGCGCACCGCGCTGGAGCCGCAGAGCGCAACCGAGCGGCAAGCCGCGATGAACGCCATCAATCCCATGTTCATTCCGCGCAACCACCGCGTCGAAGCCGTGATCCAGGCCGCGGTGAACAACGACGACTACGCACCGTTCGAGGAGTTGGTGAAGGTGCTGGCCAAGCCGTTCGACGACCAACGGGAGTATGCGGCTTACGCCGATCCGCCGCTGCCGGACCAGCGGGTGCTGCAAACGTTTTGCGGGACGTAGCGACGAATTCGGTGCGTAGGGTGGATTAGCCGAAGGCGTAATCCACCACTTCTCTCAACAAGCCGAAAGTAAAGAGGTGGATTACGCTTCGCTAATCCACCCTACAGCTGACGCCGCGATTATCACACCCGCTCACCAAACTCGCCTGCGCTCTTGGCGTCACCGCCCCAATCCGCGGGAAACAATCCAGCACGCGCATCGCGGTGAAACGACGAGAACGGCCAATCGCACACCTTCGAGACATGGCCGTGCTTGACGGGATTGTAGTAGCAATACTCGACATGGCGGGCGTAATCCTCCTCATCACGGATCAGATGCTCCCAGAAACGACGTTGCCAAATGCCGCGCTCGCTCCGCGCAGCACGGACGGCGCTGAGCCCCGCGCTCGCCGGTAGAGCTTTCGCAAAACGCGTCTTGATCAATCGCCAGCGCACAGAGAAATCGGAATCGCCTGGAGGCAGTTCCCAGATTGCATGCAGATGATCTGGCAGGACCACAAACGCATTGATGGTGAACGGATGGCTCTGGCGCGTTGCGGCGACAGCGTCCCGCAAGATTTCGATCTGGTCGGTCAAAAGAGCCGTCCGCCGGTCGAGCAAATTCACCGTGAAGAACCAGCATCCTCCAGGAATGAATGCGCGGCGGTAGTCGGACATTCATGACAAGTAACACAACCTGGGGTCGGCACACAGTGGTGGATTACGCCTTCGGCTAATCCACCCTACGGTCTCGGCGTTTGTGGACACGGGAACCACTGTCATCAAACTGAAACACTCGCACTCTAACGGCCTGTCAGGGCCGTCCTGCCGGAGGCGCCCATCCTCCAACAGTCCCTGACAAGCGCGCCATGCCCTTCAAGTTCATCCACATCACCGACACGCATCTGGCGAACCCCGGACTGAAGCTCTACGGCCTCGACCCTCGCGCCCGGCTGGATGCGGCGATTGCCGACATCAACACCCACCGGTCCGATGCAGCGTTTGCGGTCGTGACCGGCGACCTCACCCATTGGGGCGAGCCTGAATCCTACGCCAATTTCGCCGACGCAATGGCTGCGCTGAAAATGCCGTACATCGCCATGGTCGGCAATCACGACAAGCGCGTGGCCTGCCTCGACGGGCTGAAAGCCGCGCCGCGCGATCCCAACGGCTTCGTGCAGGGCACCCGCACCACCGAGCACGGCCTGTTCGTCTTCCTCGACACGCTGGACGAGACCAGCCACGCCGGCGAGATGTGCGCCAAGCGCTTCGATTGGCTGGCGAAGACGCTGGCCGCCGCGCCTGCCGACATGCCGTTCGTCGTGTTCATGCACCATCCGCCCTTCCCGGTCGGCGTCCACGCCATGGACGACATCGCGCTGAAGCAGAGCGCCGAATTCGCCGAGGTGATCGCACCCTATCGCGCGCGCATCCGCCACCTCTTCTTCGGCCATGTGCATCGTCCCGTCTTCGGCAGCTACGGCAAGATCCCGTTCTCGACGCTGCGCGGCACCAATCATCAGGTCTGGTTCGAGCTCGATGCGGCAGCCACCGACCATCTGGCGAGCCACGAGCCGCCCGCCTATGGCGTGGTGCTGATCGACGATCAAAACCTCGTCGTGCACAGCCACGACTTCCTCGACACCAGTCTGCGCTTCCCGTTCGAGCCGCCTGCGGGAATGGACGGCCGCGACTATGCACTCAATTTCTCGGCGCGGTGACATGAGCCTCGCTGAACCCGCGGCTCTCCCGGTCGCGGCATCAGTGCCGCCGCGCCTGCACATCGTGACGCGGTTTTCCACCCGCTTCAAAACCTCTCTGCCGGCCTATCTGCTGTTGCTGCCCTCGATCGTCTTCCTGACGCTGTTTACCTACGGCGCGATCGGGCGCGTGCTCATCGACGCGCTTTACCAGCGCGCCACGCCGAAGGCGCCTGTTCTCTTCGTCGGCCTCGACAACATCAGTGCGGTACTGGCGGACCCCGCCTTCACCGGCGCTGTTATCAACAACCTCATCTACGCCGTCGGCACCGCCGTCCCGAGCATCGGCCTGGCGCTGCTGTTCGCGCTGGCGCTCGCGCGCACCAATGCGGTAACCAGCGCGCTGCGCGCCGCGCTGTTCCTGCCGGTGCTGATCCCGATGGTTGCGGCCTCCGCGCTGTTTCTCTTCATCTTCCTGCCCAATGTCGGGCTGCTCGACTACTACATCGGGCGTCTGCTTCCGGTGCTGCCGAACTGGCTCGGCGATTCCGACATCGCGCTCTACGCCATCATGATCATCACGATCTGGAAGAACGCCGGCTACTACATGCTGTTCTTCCTGGCCGGGCTCCAGTCGGTGCCCGAGGACGTCATGGAAGCCGCCCATCTCGACGGCGCAGGTCCCTTGATGCGGCTGCGCTACATCATCCTGCCGGAGCTCAAGCCGACCTTCCTGTTCGTCATCGTGATCGCCACCCTCAATGCCGTGACGCAGGTCGACCACGTCTTCGTCATGACCAAGGGCGGCCCGTCGAATTCGACCAATCTCGTGCTGTTCTACATCTACCAGCAGGCGGTCGAGCATTACGACATCGGCAAGGCCTCGGCCGCGACGCTGCTGACGCTCGCCGCCCTGATGGGCCTGACTGCGCTGTCGTTCCGCACCATGGCCAACCGCGAGGGCGGGCCATGAAGCTGATCGACGCGCTTACCAAGGACACGCCGCTGGCGACACGCCGCGAGATCACGCCGAAGCTCGGCTTTGCGCTGACCGTGCTGCTTGCGCTGGTCTGGCTGATCCCGTTCCTGTGGATGGGCGTGGCGACGCTGCGCCCGGCCTCCGACGGGATCAATCTGATGGCCGAGCTGATGCCGAGCCTAAAGCCGACGCTCGACAACATCAGAGATGCCTGGGAGATCGGCGATTTCCCGCGCTACTTCCTCAACACCACCATCATCTGCACCGGGATCCTGCTGGTCCAGTTCTTCACCATCACACTGGCGGGCTTCGCGTTCGCGCGGCTCGACTTCGCCGGCAAGTCGCTGATCTTCTATTTGTTCCTGATGCAGCTGATGCTGGTGCCGGTGCTGCTGATCGTGCCGAATTTGCGCATCATCGCGCAATTCGGCCTCTACGACACGCTAGCCGGCGTGATGATGCCGTTCTTCGCCTCCGCCTTCGGCACCTTCCTGATGCGCCAGGCCTTCGAAGCCATACCGACCGAGCTGGAAGACGCCGCCCTGATCGACGGCGCCAGCCTGTTGCAGCGCATCCGCCACATCTACGTGCCGCTGTCGATCCCGAGCTTCTCGGCGTTCGCGATCATCTCCGTGACCAGCCATTGGAACGACTTCCTGTGGCCGCTGATGGTGATCAATTCGCCGGACAAGCGGCCGCTCACGGTGGGCTTGTCCGTCTTCACTGCGACCGCGGAAGGCACGCAGGCCTGGGGCACCATCGCTGCCGGCACGCTGATGGTGATCGCGCCGCTGCTCATCACCTTCCTGATTTTCCAGAAGCGCTTCATCAGTTCTTTCGTCACCTCAGGCATCAAATAGGAGATTTCTCGATGCTGTTTTCCCGCAGGCTCATGCTCGGCCTCGCCATCGCAGGCACTATGGCAACTACCCTCGCCGTCCCGGCGATGGCCGAAGGTCCGACCGAGATCGACCTGTTCTTTCCCGTGCCCGTCGACGGCAAGCTCGCCCGCGACATGGGCACGCTGATCAAGGAGTTCAACGACGGTCATCCCGACATCAAGGCGACCGCCGTCTACACCGGCTCCTATGACGACACGCTGATCAAGACGCGCGCCTCGATCAAGGCCGGCAAGCCGCCCGCCGCCGTGATCATGTCGGCGAATTTCCTGCTCGACATGC is drawn from Bradyrhizobium diazoefficiens and contains these coding sequences:
- a CDS encoding carbohydrate ABC transporter permease, coding for MKLIDALTKDTPLATRREITPKLGFALTVLLALVWLIPFLWMGVATLRPASDGINLMAELMPSLKPTLDNIRDAWEIGDFPRYFLNTTIICTGILLVQFFTITLAGFAFARLDFAGKSLIFYLFLMQLMLVPVLLIVPNLRIIAQFGLYDTLAGVMMPFFASAFGTFLMRQAFEAIPTELEDAALIDGASLLQRIRHIYVPLSIPSFSAFAIISVTSHWNDFLWPLMVINSPDKRPLTVGLSVFTATAEGTQAWGTIAAGTLMVIAPLLITFLIFQKRFISSFVTSGIK
- a CDS encoding YdiU family protein; translation: MTVHFPFQNSYSALPDSFFARVAPTPVAAPRLIKLNRRLAVQLGLDPDLLDSPEGAEILAGKTVPAGADPIAMAYAGHQFGNFVPQLGDGRAILLGEVIDTNGIRRDIQLKGSGPTPFSRRGDGRAALGPVLREYIVSEAMFALGIPTTRSLAAVITGEPVIRETVLPGAVLTRVASSHIRVGTFQFFAARRDTDAIRRLADHVIVRHYPDLLHAERPYHALLAGIVARQADLVARWLLVGFIHGVMNTDNSSISGETIDYGPCAFMDAYNPSQVFSSIDEMGRYAYANQPRIALWNLTRLAECLLPLFSDEQEKAVEQAQEILGAFPEIFSKAYQAGLRRKVGLFTERNGDEALIQDLLDAMAKNQADFTLTFRKLGNAAGGEAADDARAQFMDPAAFDEWAKRWHERTALEPQSATERQAAMNAINPMFIPRNHRVEAVIQAAVNNDDYAPFEELVKVLAKPFDDQREYAAYADPPLPDQRVLQTFCGT
- a CDS encoding phosphodiesterase, which produces MPFKFIHITDTHLANPGLKLYGLDPRARLDAAIADINTHRSDAAFAVVTGDLTHWGEPESYANFADAMAALKMPYIAMVGNHDKRVACLDGLKAAPRDPNGFVQGTRTTEHGLFVFLDTLDETSHAGEMCAKRFDWLAKTLAAAPADMPFVVFMHHPPFPVGVHAMDDIALKQSAEFAEVIAPYRARIRHLFFGHVHRPVFGSYGKIPFSTLRGTNHQVWFELDAAATDHLASHEPPAYGVVLIDDQNLVVHSHDFLDTSLRFPFEPPAGMDGRDYALNFSAR
- the aspS gene encoding aspartate--tRNA ligase, which encodes MHRYRSHTCGALRESNIGETIRLSGWVHRVRDHGGVLFIDLRDHYGLTQCVVDPDSPAFSQAEKLRSEFVVKMDGKVRRRPEGTDNDDLPTGKIEIYVSDIEVLGPAGDLPLPVFGDQEYPEDIRLKYRFLDLRREKLHQNIMTRVDIIKSMRRRMEGQGFFEFNTPILTASSPEGARDFLVPSRIHPGKFYALPQAPQQYKQLLMMSGFDRYFQIAPCFRDEDPRADRLPGEFYQLDVEMSFVTQEDVFAAMEPVITGVFEEFAKGKPVSKNWRRIPFAEALRKYGSDKPDLRNPIEMQDVSEHFRGSGFKVFARMLEDPKNQVWAIPAPGGGSRAFCDRMNSWAQGEGQPGLGYIMWREGGEGAGPLANNIGPERTAAIRGQIGVKEGDAAFFVAGDPDKFWKFSGLARNKVGEELNLTDKERFELAWIVDFPMYEYNEDDKKVDFSHNPFSMPQGGLDALKGQDPLTIKAFQYDITCNGYEIASGGIRNHVPEAMVKAFEIAGYGEQEVVDRFGGMYRAFQYGAPPHGGMAAGVDRIVMLLCGTNNLREISLFPMNQQAMDLLMGAPSDATTKQLRELHVRVNLPQK
- a CDS encoding carbohydrate ABC transporter permease, translating into MSLAEPAALPVAASVPPRLHIVTRFSTRFKTSLPAYLLLLPSIVFLTLFTYGAIGRVLIDALYQRATPKAPVLFVGLDNISAVLADPAFTGAVINNLIYAVGTAVPSIGLALLFALALARTNAVTSALRAALFLPVLIPMVAASALFLFIFLPNVGLLDYYIGRLLPVLPNWLGDSDIALYAIMIITIWKNAGYYMLFFLAGLQSVPEDVMEAAHLDGAGPLMRLRYIILPELKPTFLFVIVIATLNAVTQVDHVFVMTKGGPSNSTNLVLFYIYQQAVEHYDIGKASAATLLTLAALMGLTALSFRTMANREGGP
- a CDS encoding NADP-dependent malic enzyme, with amino-acid sequence MSSYSDDLHQAALAYHRLPRPGKLEIQASKPLANQRDLALAYSPGVAAACMEIAKNPAEAATLTIRSNLVAVVSNGTAVLGLGNIGPLASKPVMEGKAVLFKKFAGIDVFDIEIAADTIERVVETVAALEPTFGGINLEDIRGPECFEIEAQLKERMKIPVFHDDQHGTAIIVAAAITNGLRLNGKKLSDVKIVASGAGAAAIATLNLLVSMGAQRKNIWVCDIDGLVHEGRNTTMDRWKAVYAQKTDKRTLADVIGGADIFIGLSAPGVLKPEMAKAMGDKPLIMALANPTPEIMPEEARKARPDAMICTGRSDYPNQVNNVLCFPFIFRGALDVGATAINEAMKHAAVEAIAQLAREAPSDAVAQGFDTGETQGFGPGSLIPSPFDPRLILRISPAVAKAAMESGVATRPITNFDEYTALLERFAFRSGIVMKPMFAKAKTQPVRVIYAEGEDERVLRATQVVLEENLARPILVGRPSVVDARIKRFGLLIRAGKDFDLINPEDDPRYRSYVQSYVEVAGRRGVTPDAARTVVRTNNTVIAALAVTRGEADAMLCGVEGRYMHHLRHVREIVGFAPGVSDYAALALLITSKGAFFIADTQVRPNPTAEELAEIASLAAVHVQRFALKPRIAFVSHSDFGSYDTDSSRKMRRATQLLKEKHPEIEADGEMQGDTALSAAARKMVLPHSKLEGEANIMIMPTLDTANVAYQMIKSLADALPVGPILIGPARPAHILTPSVTARGILNMTAVAAVEAQERAARQQPTLFT
- a CDS encoding REP-associated tyrosine transposase; the protein is MSDYRRAFIPGGCWFFTVNLLDRRTALLTDQIEILRDAVAATRQSHPFTINAFVVLPDHLHAIWELPPGDSDFSVRWRLIKTRFAKALPASAGLSAVRAARSERGIWQRRFWEHLIRDEEDYARHVEYCYYNPVKHGHVSKVCDWPFSSFHRDARAGLFPADWGGDAKSAGEFGERV